A single Symbiobacterium thermophilum IAM 14863 DNA region contains:
- the mltG gene encoding endolytic transglycosylase MltG → MSNAAKAVRLVLALLILLAALGGAAYGGLRWALARLEPADPTAGLLEVEIPSGATTTDVAQILAEHGIIRDPAVFRYYVRYRELDGQIVSGRYELSAAMSADQILTKLVNGEVVVRRFTIPEGLTVEMMADLLAEAQVVDREAFLDAALAAAAENPYLPEDVELIQPMEGYLFPATYQYHSGITAEEVVAMLMARFEAVWTPELLARADEMGLSVHEVTTLASIVETEARVAAEQPQIAGVYLNRLAVGMPLQADPTVYYALGLPRSEALSYDDLEVDSPYNTYRYPGLPPGPIAAPGEGAIRAVLYPATHDYYYFVAKNDGSGEHYFATTYAEHLENVDRAEANLAEQGP, encoded by the coding sequence TTGTCGAACGCAGCCAAGGCGGTCCGACTGGTTCTCGCCCTGCTGATCCTGCTGGCCGCGCTCGGGGGCGCCGCCTACGGCGGCCTGCGCTGGGCGCTCGCCCGCCTGGAGCCGGCGGACCCGACCGCGGGGCTTCTGGAGGTCGAGATCCCGTCCGGCGCCACCACCACCGACGTCGCGCAGATCCTGGCGGAACATGGCATCATCCGTGATCCGGCTGTCTTTCGGTATTACGTGCGCTACCGGGAGCTGGACGGCCAGATCGTCTCAGGCCGGTACGAGCTCTCGGCCGCGATGTCCGCGGACCAGATCCTGACCAAGCTGGTGAACGGCGAGGTGGTCGTGCGCCGCTTCACGATCCCGGAGGGGCTGACGGTGGAGATGATGGCCGACCTGCTGGCCGAGGCGCAGGTCGTGGACCGCGAGGCCTTCCTGGACGCCGCGCTGGCCGCGGCGGCGGAGAACCCCTACCTCCCGGAGGACGTCGAGCTGATTCAGCCAATGGAGGGCTACCTGTTCCCCGCCACGTATCAGTACCACTCGGGCATCACCGCCGAGGAGGTGGTGGCGATGCTCATGGCGCGCTTCGAGGCCGTCTGGACGCCCGAGTTGCTGGCCCGAGCCGACGAGATGGGCCTTTCGGTGCACGAGGTGACCACCCTGGCGTCCATCGTCGAGACGGAGGCGCGCGTGGCGGCGGAGCAGCCGCAGATCGCGGGCGTGTACCTGAACCGGCTGGCCGTGGGCATGCCGCTGCAGGCCGACCCGACCGTGTACTACGCCCTGGGGCTGCCCCGATCCGAGGCGCTGTCCTACGACGACCTGGAGGTCGACTCCCCCTACAACACGTACCGATACCCCGGCCTGCCCCCGGGGCCCATCGCCGCCCCCGGCGAAGGGGCGATCCGTGCGGTGCTCTACCCCGCCACCCACGACTACTACTACTTCGTCGCCAAGAACGACGGCTCCGGCGAGCACTACTTCGCCACCACGTACGCGGAGCATCTGGAGAACGTCGACCGGGCGGAGGCCAACCTGGCGGAACAGGGGCCGTAA
- a CDS encoding DUF1292 domain-containing protein, with protein MSHDHEHEHDDEIIVLTDEEGNEHEFSIVQVITVDGKDYAILLPIEEGEEAEEAVIMRIDEEDGEDVLVEIESEEEFDRVADAWEEMLDDEEFEEESEK; from the coding sequence ATGAGCCACGATCACGAGCATGAGCACGATGACGAGATCATCGTTCTGACGGACGAGGAAGGCAACGAGCACGAGTTTTCCATTGTTCAGGTGATCACCGTCGACGGCAAGGACTACGCCATCCTGCTGCCCATCGAGGAAGGCGAGGAGGCGGAGGAGGCCGTCATCATGCGCATCGACGAGGAGGACGGCGAGGACGTCCTGGTCGAGATCGAGTCCGAGGAGGAGTTCGACCGGGTCGCCGATGCGTGGGAAGAGATGCTGGACGACGAGGAGTTCGAAGAGGAGTCCGAGAAGTAG
- the ruvX gene encoding Holliday junction resolvase RuvX, whose product MRIGGLDVGEKTIGVALSDELGLTAQALEVIRRRSLEQDLARLDEIARHYGVVRWVVGMPRNMNGTYGPRAELTRAFMERLAGHSGLPVEAWDERLSTMAAERVLLEADVSRARRRKVIDKMAAAVILQGYLDARAARPPESFV is encoded by the coding sequence ATGCGCATCGGCGGGCTTGACGTCGGCGAGAAGACCATCGGCGTGGCGCTGTCCGACGAGCTGGGTCTTACGGCCCAGGCGCTGGAGGTCATCCGCCGCCGGTCGCTGGAGCAGGATCTGGCCCGCCTGGACGAGATCGCCCGGCATTACGGCGTCGTGCGCTGGGTGGTCGGCATGCCCCGGAACATGAACGGCACCTACGGGCCCCGGGCCGAGCTCACCCGAGCGTTCATGGAGCGCCTGGCCGGCCACAGCGGCCTCCCGGTGGAGGCCTGGGACGAACGGCTGTCCACGATGGCGGCGGAGCGGGTGCTGCTGGAGGCCGACGTCAGCCGGGCCCGGCGGCGGAAGGTCATCGACAAGATGGCCGCGGCGGTGATCCTGCAGGGGTATCTGGACGCCCGGGCCGCCCGTCCGCCCGAAAGTTTCGTTTGA
- a CDS encoding rhomboid family intramembrane serine protease produces MVLPLRDSPAVRRRPWVNWALIALNFAVFLLEMASPVTGEWLIGNFALRPTALLSPDAWAASGGWPLVTLFTSAFLHGSWGHVLGNMLYLWIFGDNLEDRLGHGRYLLFYVLCIALANLAHAVANPTSPIPTIGASGAVAGVLGGYILSFPRARVLALVPIGAFVPAVRVPAWVFLGLWFFVQLASGLAPIWLHDLTQTVAFWAHINGFLSGVALAQLLSPRQEKAEEPR; encoded by the coding sequence TTGGTCCTGCCACTGCGTGACAGTCCAGCGGTACGCAGACGCCCGTGGGTCAACTGGGCGCTCATCGCCCTCAACTTCGCCGTCTTCCTCCTGGAGATGGCCAGCCCGGTGACGGGCGAGTGGCTCATCGGGAACTTCGCCCTCCGGCCGACCGCGCTGCTCAGCCCGGACGCCTGGGCGGCGAGCGGGGGATGGCCGCTGGTGACCCTCTTCACCTCGGCCTTCCTGCACGGTTCCTGGGGCCACGTGCTGGGCAACATGCTCTACCTCTGGATCTTCGGGGACAACCTGGAGGACCGGCTGGGCCACGGGCGGTACCTGCTGTTCTACGTGCTGTGCATCGCCCTGGCCAACCTGGCGCACGCGGTGGCCAACCCGACCTCGCCGATCCCGACGATCGGCGCCTCGGGCGCCGTGGCCGGGGTGCTGGGAGGATACATCCTCAGCTTCCCGCGGGCCCGGGTGCTGGCCCTCGTGCCCATCGGCGCCTTCGTCCCGGCCGTCCGGGTGCCGGCCTGGGTGTTCCTCGGGCTCTGGTTCTTCGTGCAGCTGGCCAGCGGCCTGGCGCCGATCTGGCTGCATGACCTCACCCAGACGGTCGCCTTCTGGGCGCACATCAACGGCTTCCTGAGCGGCGTGGCCCTGGCGCAGTTGCTCTCGCCGCGGCAGGAGAAGGCGGAAGAACCGAGGTGA
- a CDS encoding CBS domain-containing protein has translation MRLRDLMTTDVRTCAPDTPVSEVARIMEEADCGFVPVVDGGRVAGVITDRDIVLRAVARGRDIRTTTARECMTSPAVTVGPDTDAHAAADLMADKQIRRLCVVDGGRLVGVVALGDLATERIHVDEAGEALSSISEPAQPAH, from the coding sequence TTGCGTCTGCGCGACCTGATGACAACGGACGTCCGCACCTGCGCGCCCGACACGCCCGTGTCCGAAGTGGCCCGCATCATGGAAGAGGCCGACTGCGGCTTCGTGCCCGTCGTCGACGGCGGCCGGGTAGCCGGGGTGATCACCGACCGCGACATCGTGCTGCGGGCCGTGGCCAGGGGGCGGGACATCCGCACCACCACGGCGCGGGAGTGCATGACCAGCCCGGCCGTCACCGTCGGTCCCGACACCGACGCCCACGCGGCCGCCGACCTGATGGCGGATAAGCAGATCCGGCGGCTCTGCGTGGTCGACGGCGGCCGCCTGGTGGGCGTGGTGGCCCTGGGGGACCTGGCGACGGAGCGGATCCACGTCGACGAGGCCGGGGAGGCCCTCTCCTCGATCTCGGAACCGGCCCAGCCCGCCCACTGA
- a CDS encoding IreB family regulatory phosphoprotein, with amino-acid sequence MPGTSDKTVYWRNKPEDRNPGEVLQKVYAALKEKGYSPIDQIVGYLLSGDPTYITSHMGARNLIRRIERDELLEELVRSYLEKLEE; translated from the coding sequence ATGCCAGGAACCAGCGACAAGACCGTATACTGGCGGAACAAGCCGGAAGACCGGAACCCGGGTGAAGTGCTGCAGAAGGTCTATGCGGCACTGAAGGAGAAGGGGTACAGCCCCATCGACCAGATCGTCGGCTATCTGCTCTCCGGGGATCCGACCTACATCACCAGTCACATGGGCGCGCGGAACCTGATCCGCCGCATCGAGCGCGACGAGCTCCTGGAGGAGCTGGTCCGCAGCTACCTGGAGAAGCTGGAGGAGTAG
- a CDS encoding GNAT family N-acetyltransferase: MAGVIWGEKAGIRPLRPTDAGTLYRFMTDPEVADLLYEEKAGPVPGPALLAFNVWLNQLAARPEWAIVDERERFIGVVRLWRVSERNRSAMLTIFIGERSCWGRGYGTDALRLVLRQAFGPMDLHRVELHVFDFNKRAIRAYEKAGFVHEGVRRQALRRGSRYHDILVMGITRREFYAREQQRAAARDQGASLE, encoded by the coding sequence ATGGCGGGTGTGATCTGGGGCGAGAAGGCGGGGATCCGCCCCCTCCGCCCCACGGATGCCGGCACCCTGTACCGGTTCATGACCGATCCCGAGGTCGCCGATCTGCTATACGAGGAGAAGGCGGGGCCGGTTCCCGGCCCCGCGCTCCTGGCGTTCAACGTGTGGCTGAACCAGCTTGCCGCGCGGCCGGAATGGGCTATCGTCGACGAGCGGGAGCGGTTCATCGGCGTTGTGCGGCTGTGGCGGGTGAGCGAGCGGAACCGGTCGGCCATGCTGACCATCTTCATCGGCGAACGGAGCTGCTGGGGACGGGGCTACGGCACCGACGCCCTCCGACTGGTGCTGCGGCAGGCCTTCGGGCCGATGGACCTGCACCGGGTGGAGCTGCACGTCTTCGACTTCAACAAGCGGGCCATCCGCGCGTACGAGAAGGCGGGGTTCGTCCACGAAGGGGTCCGGCGCCAGGCCCTGCGCCGGGGCAGTCGCTACCACGACATCCTGGTGATGGGCATCACCCGGCGGGAGTTCTACGCCCGGGAACAGCAGCGGGCGGCGGCCCGGGACCAGGGAGCGTCCCTGGAATAG
- the alaS gene encoding alanine--tRNA ligase, translating to MTSAEIRQKFIDFFKSKGHVHVPSSSLVPHNDPTLLFTNAGMNQFKDTFLGLEKREYTRAVTAQKCVRAGGKHNDLDEVGFTARHHTFFEMLGNFSFGDYFKEDALAYAWEFITSPEWLGLPKDRLWVSIYKDDEQAFDVWHNKVGVPADRIVRLGEKDNFWRMGDTGPCGPCSEIFWDMGPEYACDHPDGCRIDTCGCDRWREFWNNVFMQYNQTPEGLVPLERTGVDTGLGLERMATIMQGVWSNWDIDLWQPIFARIHELSGKKYEGEGPEAVAFRVIADHARCCTFLIADGVRFSNEGRGYVMRRILRRAVRFGRVLGFAEPFIWKVAGAVADVMGDAYPEVRERLPVIQDELRREEERFLRTLEQGMNRLEEILARMRQKGETVISGQDAFVLYDTYGFPLDIVRDVAREQGFTVDEQGYQAAMAEQRARARAARDVSYITEVQSRIAGHLEGVAPTRFVGYTELAGEGRVLAVFDQEGNATGAGEGSSVIIVLDRTPFYAEGGGQVGDTGQIVAPGLRVEVEDCRKLPSGHHLHYGTVQEGFLEVGQQVEARVDARKRKDTQKNHTATHLLHKALREVLGTHVQQAGSLVAPDRLRFDFTHTGPMTPEQIAAVEEMINAEIEAAEPVTWTEMPLDEARALGAMALFGEKYGEIVRVVSVGDGWSRELCGGCHVSNTSEVQYFKILSESGIGGGVRRIEAVTGPGVIRHLEEAQARAVEAQEQLRSRMKEMEKELEQLRAKLAASQTDSLVERAQEVGGVKVVAGTAPVATMEDLRNMTDAIRAKLGSGVVVLGAVTSEGKVNLVAAVTKDLAGRVHAGNLIREVARICGGGGGGRPDMATAGGKNPERLGEALNAVPGLVGSQLGL from the coding sequence GACGCTGCTCTTCACCAACGCCGGCATGAACCAGTTCAAGGACACCTTCCTCGGCCTGGAGAAGCGGGAGTACACCCGGGCCGTCACCGCCCAGAAGTGCGTGCGGGCCGGCGGCAAGCACAACGACCTGGACGAGGTCGGCTTCACCGCCCGGCATCACACCTTCTTCGAGATGCTGGGCAACTTCAGCTTCGGCGACTACTTCAAGGAGGACGCCCTGGCCTACGCCTGGGAGTTCATCACCAGCCCCGAGTGGCTGGGGCTGCCCAAGGACCGGCTGTGGGTCTCCATCTACAAGGACGACGAACAGGCCTTCGACGTCTGGCACAACAAGGTGGGCGTGCCCGCGGACCGCATCGTGCGGCTGGGCGAGAAGGACAACTTCTGGCGCATGGGCGACACCGGCCCGTGCGGCCCCTGCTCCGAGATCTTCTGGGACATGGGGCCCGAGTACGCCTGCGACCACCCCGACGGCTGCCGCATCGACACCTGCGGCTGCGACCGGTGGCGGGAGTTCTGGAACAACGTGTTCATGCAGTACAATCAGACGCCGGAGGGGCTGGTGCCGCTGGAGCGCACCGGCGTCGACACGGGCCTCGGGCTGGAGCGGATGGCCACCATCATGCAGGGGGTCTGGTCCAACTGGGACATCGACCTCTGGCAGCCGATCTTCGCCCGCATCCACGAGCTCTCCGGGAAGAAGTACGAGGGCGAAGGGCCCGAGGCGGTGGCGTTCCGGGTGATCGCCGACCACGCCCGCTGCTGCACCTTCCTCATCGCCGACGGCGTGCGGTTCAGCAACGAGGGCCGCGGCTACGTGATGCGCCGCATCCTCCGCCGGGCCGTGCGGTTCGGGCGTGTCCTGGGCTTCGCCGAACCCTTCATCTGGAAGGTGGCCGGGGCGGTGGCCGACGTCATGGGCGACGCCTACCCCGAGGTGCGGGAGCGGCTGCCCGTCATCCAGGACGAGCTGCGCCGGGAGGAGGAGCGGTTTCTGCGCACCCTGGAGCAGGGCATGAACCGGCTGGAGGAGATCCTGGCGCGGATGCGCCAGAAGGGCGAGACGGTCATCTCCGGCCAGGACGCCTTCGTCCTGTACGACACCTACGGTTTCCCGCTGGACATCGTGCGGGACGTCGCCCGGGAGCAGGGCTTCACCGTCGACGAGCAGGGCTACCAGGCCGCCATGGCCGAGCAGCGGGCCCGGGCGCGGGCGGCCCGGGACGTCTCGTACATCACCGAGGTCCAGAGCCGAATCGCGGGCCACCTGGAGGGCGTCGCGCCGACCCGGTTCGTGGGGTACACCGAGCTGGCCGGCGAGGGCCGGGTGCTGGCCGTGTTCGACCAGGAGGGCAACGCCACCGGCGCGGGCGAGGGCTCGTCGGTGATCATCGTCCTCGACCGGACGCCGTTCTACGCCGAGGGCGGCGGCCAGGTGGGCGACACCGGCCAGATCGTCGCCCCGGGGCTGCGGGTGGAGGTGGAGGACTGCCGCAAGCTGCCCTCGGGCCACCACCTGCATTACGGCACCGTGCAGGAGGGCTTCCTGGAGGTGGGCCAGCAGGTCGAGGCCAGGGTGGACGCGCGCAAGCGGAAGGACACGCAGAAGAACCACACCGCGACGCACCTCCTGCACAAGGCCCTGCGGGAGGTGCTGGGCACCCACGTCCAGCAGGCGGGCTCGCTGGTGGCGCCGGACCGGCTGCGGTTTGACTTCACCCACACCGGCCCCATGACCCCGGAGCAGATCGCCGCGGTGGAGGAAATGATCAACGCCGAGATCGAGGCCGCGGAGCCGGTGACCTGGACCGAGATGCCGCTGGACGAGGCCAGGGCCCTCGGGGCGATGGCGCTGTTCGGCGAGAAGTACGGCGAGATCGTGCGGGTGGTTTCCGTCGGCGACGGCTGGTCCCGGGAACTCTGCGGCGGCTGCCACGTCAGTAATACCAGCGAGGTCCAGTACTTCAAGATCCTCTCCGAGTCGGGCATCGGCGGGGGCGTGCGCCGCATCGAGGCGGTGACCGGCCCCGGTGTGATCCGGCACCTGGAGGAGGCGCAGGCCAGGGCCGTGGAGGCGCAGGAGCAGCTGCGCAGCCGCATGAAGGAGATGGAGAAGGAGCTGGAGCAGCTGCGGGCCAAGCTGGCGGCCAGCCAGACCGACAGCCTGGTGGAGCGGGCCCAGGAGGTGGGCGGCGTCAAGGTCGTCGCCGGCACGGCGCCGGTGGCCACGATGGAGGACCTGCGCAACATGACGGATGCCATCCGCGCCAAGCTGGGCTCCGGGGTGGTCGTCCTCGGCGCGGTGACCAGCGAGGGCAAGGTCAACCTCGTGGCCGCGGTGACGAAGGACCTGGCGGGGCGCGTCCACGCAGGCAACCTCATCAGGGAGGTCGCCCGGATCTGCGGCGGCGGCGGCGGCGGGCGGCCCGACATGGCCACCGCCGGCGGCAAGAACCCGGAGCGGCTGGGCGAGGCCCTGAACGCCGTGCCGGGCCTGGTGGGCAGCCAGCTCGGTCTGTAG